One genomic segment of Desmodus rotundus isolate HL8 chromosome 5, HLdesRot8A.1, whole genome shotgun sequence includes these proteins:
- the TIA1 gene encoding cytotoxic granule associated RNA binding protein TIA1 isoform X2 — protein sequence MEDEMPKTLYVGNLSRDVTEALILQLFSQIGPCKNCKMIMDTAGNDPYCFVEFYEHRHAAAALAAMNGRKIMGKEVKVNWATTPSSQKKDTSSSTVVSTQRSQDHFHVFVGDLSPEITTEDIKAAFAPFGRISDARVVKDMATGKSKGYGFVSFFNKWDAENAIQQMGGQWLGGRQIRTNWATRKPPAPKSTYESNTKQLSYDEVVNQSSPSNCTVYCGGVTSGLTEQLMRQTFSPFGQIMEIRVFPDKGYSFVRFNSHESAAHAIVSVNGTTIEGHVVKCYWGKETLDMINPVQQPNQIGYPQAYGQWGQWYGNAQQIGQYMPNGWQVPAYGMYGQAWNQQGFNQTQSSAPWMGPNYGVQPPPGQNGSMLPNQPAGYRVAGYETQ from the exons atACGTTGGTAACCTTTCCAGAGATGTGACAGAAGCTCTAATTCTCCAGCTCTTTAGCCAGATTGGACCTTGTAAAAACTGCAAAATGATTATGGAT ACAGCTGGTAATGATCCATATTGTTTTGTGGAGTTTTATGAGCATCGTCACGCAGCTGCAGCACTAGCTGCTATGAATGGGCGGAAGATAATGGGTAAG GAAGTCAAAGTGAATTGGGCAACAACCCCCAGCAGTCAAAAGAAAGATACAAGCA GTAGTACCGTTGTCAGCACACAGCGTTCACAAG atcatttccatgtctttgttgGTGATCTCAGTCCAGAAATTACAACTGAAGATATAAAAGCTGCATTTGCACCATTTGGAAGGATATC AGACGCCCGAGTGGTAAAAGACATGGCAACGGGAAAGTCTAAGGGATACGGCTTTGTCTCCTTTTTCAACAAATGG GATGCAGAAAACGCCATTCAACAGATGGGTGGCCAGTGGCTTGGTGGAAGACAAATCAGAACTAACTGGGCAACCCGAAAGCCTCCAGCTCCAAAGAGTACATATGAGT CAAACACCAAACAGCTCTCATATGATGAGGTCGTAAATCAGTCTAGTCCAAGCAACTGTACTGTGTACTGTGGAGGTGTCACTTCTGGGCTAACAG AACAACTAATGCGTCAGACTTTTTCACCATTTGGACAAATAATGGAAATTCGAGTCTTTCCAGATAAAGGATATTCATTTGTTCG aTTCAACTCCCATGAAAGTGCAGCACATGCAATTGTTTCTGTTAATGGAACTACCATTGAAGGTCATGTTGTCAAGTGCTATTGGGGCAAAGAAACTCTTGATATGATAAACCCGGTGCAACAG CCAAATCAAATCGGATACCCACAAGCATATGGCCAATGGGGCCAGTGGTATGGAAATGCACAACAAATTGGCCAGTATATGCCTAATGGTTGGCAAGTACCTGCATATGGAATGTACGGCCAGGCATGGAACCAGCAAGGATTTAA TCAGACACAGTCTTCTGCACCGTGGATGGGACCAAATTATGGAGTGCAGCCTCCTCCAGGACAGAATGGCAGCATGTTGCCCAATCAGCCTGCAGGGTATCGAGTGGCAGGGTATGAAACCCAGTGA
- the TIA1 gene encoding cytotoxic granule associated RNA binding protein TIA1 isoform X1: MEDEMPKTLYVGNLSRDVTEALILQLFSQIGPCKNCKMIMDVRTAGNDPYCFVEFYEHRHAAAALAAMNGRKIMGKEVKVNWATTPSSQKKDTSSSTVVSTQRSQDHFHVFVGDLSPEITTEDIKAAFAPFGRISDARVVKDMATGKSKGYGFVSFFNKWDAENAIQQMGGQWLGGRQIRTNWATRKPPAPKSTYESNTKQLSYDEVVNQSSPSNCTVYCGGVTSGLTEQLMRQTFSPFGQIMEIRVFPDKGYSFVRFNSHESAAHAIVSVNGTTIEGHVVKCYWGKETLDMINPVQQPNQIGYPQAYGQWGQWYGNAQQIGQYMPNGWQVPAYGMYGQAWNQQGFNQTQSSAPWMGPNYGVQPPPGQNGSMLPNQPAGYRVAGYETQ; encoded by the exons atACGTTGGTAACCTTTCCAGAGATGTGACAGAAGCTCTAATTCTCCAGCTCTTTAGCCAGATTGGACCTTGTAAAAACTGCAAAATGATTATGGATGTAAGG ACAGCTGGTAATGATCCATATTGTTTTGTGGAGTTTTATGAGCATCGTCACGCAGCTGCAGCACTAGCTGCTATGAATGGGCGGAAGATAATGGGTAAG GAAGTCAAAGTGAATTGGGCAACAACCCCCAGCAGTCAAAAGAAAGATACAAGCA GTAGTACCGTTGTCAGCACACAGCGTTCACAAG atcatttccatgtctttgttgGTGATCTCAGTCCAGAAATTACAACTGAAGATATAAAAGCTGCATTTGCACCATTTGGAAGGATATC AGACGCCCGAGTGGTAAAAGACATGGCAACGGGAAAGTCTAAGGGATACGGCTTTGTCTCCTTTTTCAACAAATGG GATGCAGAAAACGCCATTCAACAGATGGGTGGCCAGTGGCTTGGTGGAAGACAAATCAGAACTAACTGGGCAACCCGAAAGCCTCCAGCTCCAAAGAGTACATATGAGT CAAACACCAAACAGCTCTCATATGATGAGGTCGTAAATCAGTCTAGTCCAAGCAACTGTACTGTGTACTGTGGAGGTGTCACTTCTGGGCTAACAG AACAACTAATGCGTCAGACTTTTTCACCATTTGGACAAATAATGGAAATTCGAGTCTTTCCAGATAAAGGATATTCATTTGTTCG aTTCAACTCCCATGAAAGTGCAGCACATGCAATTGTTTCTGTTAATGGAACTACCATTGAAGGTCATGTTGTCAAGTGCTATTGGGGCAAAGAAACTCTTGATATGATAAACCCGGTGCAACAG CCAAATCAAATCGGATACCCACAAGCATATGGCCAATGGGGCCAGTGGTATGGAAATGCACAACAAATTGGCCAGTATATGCCTAATGGTTGGCAAGTACCTGCATATGGAATGTACGGCCAGGCATGGAACCAGCAAGGATTTAA TCAGACACAGTCTTCTGCACCGTGGATGGGACCAAATTATGGAGTGCAGCCTCCTCCAGGACAGAATGGCAGCATGTTGCCCAATCAGCCTGCAGGGTATCGAGTGGCAGGGTATGAAACCCAGTGA
- the TIA1 gene encoding cytotoxic granule associated RNA binding protein TIA1 isoform X4: protein MEDEMPKTLYVGNLSRDVTEALILQLFSQIGPCKNCKMIMDTAGNDPYCFVEFYEHRHAAAALAAMNGRKIMGKEVKVNWATTPSSQKKDTSNHFHVFVGDLSPEITTEDIKAAFAPFGRISDARVVKDMATGKSKGYGFVSFFNKWDAENAIQQMGGQWLGGRQIRTNWATRKPPAPKSTYESNTKQLSYDEVVNQSSPSNCTVYCGGVTSGLTEQLMRQTFSPFGQIMEIRVFPDKGYSFVRFNSHESAAHAIVSVNGTTIEGHVVKCYWGKETLDMINPVQQPNQIGYPQAYGQWGQWYGNAQQIGQYMPNGWQVPAYGMYGQAWNQQGFNQTQSSAPWMGPNYGVQPPPGQNGSMLPNQPAGYRVAGYETQ from the exons atACGTTGGTAACCTTTCCAGAGATGTGACAGAAGCTCTAATTCTCCAGCTCTTTAGCCAGATTGGACCTTGTAAAAACTGCAAAATGATTATGGAT ACAGCTGGTAATGATCCATATTGTTTTGTGGAGTTTTATGAGCATCGTCACGCAGCTGCAGCACTAGCTGCTATGAATGGGCGGAAGATAATGGGTAAG GAAGTCAAAGTGAATTGGGCAACAACCCCCAGCAGTCAAAAGAAAGATACAAGCA atcatttccatgtctttgttgGTGATCTCAGTCCAGAAATTACAACTGAAGATATAAAAGCTGCATTTGCACCATTTGGAAGGATATC AGACGCCCGAGTGGTAAAAGACATGGCAACGGGAAAGTCTAAGGGATACGGCTTTGTCTCCTTTTTCAACAAATGG GATGCAGAAAACGCCATTCAACAGATGGGTGGCCAGTGGCTTGGTGGAAGACAAATCAGAACTAACTGGGCAACCCGAAAGCCTCCAGCTCCAAAGAGTACATATGAGT CAAACACCAAACAGCTCTCATATGATGAGGTCGTAAATCAGTCTAGTCCAAGCAACTGTACTGTGTACTGTGGAGGTGTCACTTCTGGGCTAACAG AACAACTAATGCGTCAGACTTTTTCACCATTTGGACAAATAATGGAAATTCGAGTCTTTCCAGATAAAGGATATTCATTTGTTCG aTTCAACTCCCATGAAAGTGCAGCACATGCAATTGTTTCTGTTAATGGAACTACCATTGAAGGTCATGTTGTCAAGTGCTATTGGGGCAAAGAAACTCTTGATATGATAAACCCGGTGCAACAG CCAAATCAAATCGGATACCCACAAGCATATGGCCAATGGGGCCAGTGGTATGGAAATGCACAACAAATTGGCCAGTATATGCCTAATGGTTGGCAAGTACCTGCATATGGAATGTACGGCCAGGCATGGAACCAGCAAGGATTTAA TCAGACACAGTCTTCTGCACCGTGGATGGGACCAAATTATGGAGTGCAGCCTCCTCCAGGACAGAATGGCAGCATGTTGCCCAATCAGCCTGCAGGGTATCGAGTGGCAGGGTATGAAACCCAGTGA
- the TIA1 gene encoding cytotoxic granule associated RNA binding protein TIA1 isoform X3: MEDEMPKTLYVGNLSRDVTEALILQLFSQIGPCKNCKMIMDVRTAGNDPYCFVEFYEHRHAAAALAAMNGRKIMGKEVKVNWATTPSSQKKDTSNHFHVFVGDLSPEITTEDIKAAFAPFGRISDARVVKDMATGKSKGYGFVSFFNKWDAENAIQQMGGQWLGGRQIRTNWATRKPPAPKSTYESNTKQLSYDEVVNQSSPSNCTVYCGGVTSGLTEQLMRQTFSPFGQIMEIRVFPDKGYSFVRFNSHESAAHAIVSVNGTTIEGHVVKCYWGKETLDMINPVQQPNQIGYPQAYGQWGQWYGNAQQIGQYMPNGWQVPAYGMYGQAWNQQGFNQTQSSAPWMGPNYGVQPPPGQNGSMLPNQPAGYRVAGYETQ; this comes from the exons atACGTTGGTAACCTTTCCAGAGATGTGACAGAAGCTCTAATTCTCCAGCTCTTTAGCCAGATTGGACCTTGTAAAAACTGCAAAATGATTATGGATGTAAGG ACAGCTGGTAATGATCCATATTGTTTTGTGGAGTTTTATGAGCATCGTCACGCAGCTGCAGCACTAGCTGCTATGAATGGGCGGAAGATAATGGGTAAG GAAGTCAAAGTGAATTGGGCAACAACCCCCAGCAGTCAAAAGAAAGATACAAGCA atcatttccatgtctttgttgGTGATCTCAGTCCAGAAATTACAACTGAAGATATAAAAGCTGCATTTGCACCATTTGGAAGGATATC AGACGCCCGAGTGGTAAAAGACATGGCAACGGGAAAGTCTAAGGGATACGGCTTTGTCTCCTTTTTCAACAAATGG GATGCAGAAAACGCCATTCAACAGATGGGTGGCCAGTGGCTTGGTGGAAGACAAATCAGAACTAACTGGGCAACCCGAAAGCCTCCAGCTCCAAAGAGTACATATGAGT CAAACACCAAACAGCTCTCATATGATGAGGTCGTAAATCAGTCTAGTCCAAGCAACTGTACTGTGTACTGTGGAGGTGTCACTTCTGGGCTAACAG AACAACTAATGCGTCAGACTTTTTCACCATTTGGACAAATAATGGAAATTCGAGTCTTTCCAGATAAAGGATATTCATTTGTTCG aTTCAACTCCCATGAAAGTGCAGCACATGCAATTGTTTCTGTTAATGGAACTACCATTGAAGGTCATGTTGTCAAGTGCTATTGGGGCAAAGAAACTCTTGATATGATAAACCCGGTGCAACAG CCAAATCAAATCGGATACCCACAAGCATATGGCCAATGGGGCCAGTGGTATGGAAATGCACAACAAATTGGCCAGTATATGCCTAATGGTTGGCAAGTACCTGCATATGGAATGTACGGCCAGGCATGGAACCAGCAAGGATTTAA TCAGACACAGTCTTCTGCACCGTGGATGGGACCAAATTATGGAGTGCAGCCTCCTCCAGGACAGAATGGCAGCATGTTGCCCAATCAGCCTGCAGGGTATCGAGTGGCAGGGTATGAAACCCAGTGA
- the TIA1 gene encoding cytotoxic granule associated RNA binding protein TIA1 isoform X5 gives MATGKSKGYGFVSFFNKWDAENAIQQMGGQWLGGRQIRTNWATRKPPAPKSTYESNTKQLSYDEVVNQSSPSNCTVYCGGVTSGLTEQLMRQTFSPFGQIMEIRVFPDKGYSFVRFNSHESAAHAIVSVNGTTIEGHVVKCYWGKETLDMINPVQQPNQIGYPQAYGQWGQWYGNAQQIGQYMPNGWQVPAYGMYGQAWNQQGFNQTQSSAPWMGPNYGVQPPPGQNGSMLPNQPAGYRVAGYETQ, from the exons ATGGCAACGGGAAAGTCTAAGGGATACGGCTTTGTCTCCTTTTTCAACAAATGG GATGCAGAAAACGCCATTCAACAGATGGGTGGCCAGTGGCTTGGTGGAAGACAAATCAGAACTAACTGGGCAACCCGAAAGCCTCCAGCTCCAAAGAGTACATATGAGT CAAACACCAAACAGCTCTCATATGATGAGGTCGTAAATCAGTCTAGTCCAAGCAACTGTACTGTGTACTGTGGAGGTGTCACTTCTGGGCTAACAG AACAACTAATGCGTCAGACTTTTTCACCATTTGGACAAATAATGGAAATTCGAGTCTTTCCAGATAAAGGATATTCATTTGTTCG aTTCAACTCCCATGAAAGTGCAGCACATGCAATTGTTTCTGTTAATGGAACTACCATTGAAGGTCATGTTGTCAAGTGCTATTGGGGCAAAGAAACTCTTGATATGATAAACCCGGTGCAACAG CCAAATCAAATCGGATACCCACAAGCATATGGCCAATGGGGCCAGTGGTATGGAAATGCACAACAAATTGGCCAGTATATGCCTAATGGTTGGCAAGTACCTGCATATGGAATGTACGGCCAGGCATGGAACCAGCAAGGATTTAA TCAGACACAGTCTTCTGCACCGTGGATGGGACCAAATTATGGAGTGCAGCCTCCTCCAGGACAGAATGGCAGCATGTTGCCCAATCAGCCTGCAGGGTATCGAGTGGCAGGGTATGAAACCCAGTGA